The Pseudanabaena galeata CCNP1313 genome includes a region encoding these proteins:
- the recQ gene encoding DNA helicase RecQ has translation MTNSDSLQQALKQYFGYESFRAGQREIIEASMAGRDTLAIMPTGGGKSICFQLPALLKTGVTIVVSPLIALMQDQVTALKENGIGATFLNSTLSGRETNQRSQAILNGAIKLIYVAPERLFAEQFLEFLNIIKNKIGIAGFAIDEAHCVSEWGHDFRPEYRQLSRIRQIFPDVPMIGLTATATERVREDISQQLELKNPYIHVASFNRSNLYYEVVPKQGNEQTYVNLLRQIKRLQGSGIVYCLSRKRVDEIASRLQEDGIEAIPYHAGLGNKEREENQTRWIRDDVQVMVATVAFGMGINKPDVRFVIHYDLPRNIEGYYQESGRAGRDGEDSHCTLFLGYGDLETIKYLIAQKVDPHTNEPLEAEQRIAQQQLRQVVDYAEGVACRRTILLRYFGEHFQGDCANCDNCLTPKPMEDWTVESQKFLSCVARTKERFGAGHIIDVLRGSRKEKVLQHGHENLSTYGIGKDRSLDEWRQLGRSLIHQGLLTQTTDGYGILKLNDRSWEVMRNQRNVLLPIERDTEPTSVADRESVKERSVDVDILFERLRLLRKNLADEQEVPPYVIFSNATLNQMAEQQPTDRKDFAKLSGVGAKKLEQYADDFIAIILEHHLKYPPAEPTESTASRVKQESTPKSKLSKASTQRETLAMYENGLDIDEIARDRGLKPATVWTHLVQLIEAGYAINCDRLVPPERQTVIYEALDAIGGDSLRNLFDHLREEYTYDEIKIIRAIWQNEKEPL, from the coding sequence ATGACAAATAGCGATTCTCTACAGCAAGCGCTGAAACAATATTTTGGGTACGAATCTTTTCGGGCAGGGCAGCGCGAGATTATTGAAGCAAGCATGGCGGGGCGCGACACTTTGGCAATTATGCCCACGGGTGGCGGTAAATCGATTTGTTTTCAATTACCTGCCTTGCTCAAAACTGGTGTAACAATCGTCGTTTCACCATTGATTGCTTTAATGCAAGATCAAGTTACGGCGCTCAAAGAAAATGGCATTGGCGCAACTTTTCTCAATAGTACTTTATCAGGAAGAGAGACTAATCAGCGATCGCAAGCTATTTTAAATGGAGCGATTAAGTTAATTTATGTTGCTCCCGAACGTCTATTTGCGGAACAGTTTCTCGAATTTCTGAATATTATTAAAAACAAAATTGGGATTGCAGGATTTGCGATCGATGAGGCTCATTGTGTCTCCGAATGGGGACATGATTTTCGCCCCGAATACCGTCAACTCAGTCGAATTCGGCAAATATTTCCCGATGTACCGATGATTGGATTGACTGCTACGGCAACCGAAAGAGTCCGCGAAGATATTAGCCAGCAGTTAGAACTAAAAAATCCCTATATTCATGTTGCCAGTTTCAATCGGTCTAATCTCTATTATGAAGTTGTTCCGAAGCAAGGTAATGAGCAAACCTATGTCAATCTCTTACGTCAAATCAAGCGCCTACAGGGTTCAGGCATAGTTTATTGCCTCAGTCGCAAGCGCGTCGATGAAATAGCTAGCCGTCTCCAAGAAGATGGTATCGAAGCAATTCCCTATCACGCAGGACTGGGAAATAAAGAACGGGAAGAAAATCAAACTCGATGGATTCGCGACGATGTACAGGTAATGGTCGCAACTGTTGCTTTTGGAATGGGAATCAATAAACCTGATGTAAGGTTTGTAATTCATTACGATTTACCGCGAAATATTGAAGGATATTATCAAGAATCTGGACGGGCGGGACGTGATGGTGAGGATTCTCACTGTACTTTATTTTTGGGCTATGGAGATCTAGAAACGATCAAGTATCTCATCGCTCAAAAGGTCGATCCGCACACTAATGAGCCATTAGAAGCAGAACAGAGAATTGCTCAACAGCAACTCCGTCAAGTTGTAGACTATGCCGAAGGTGTCGCCTGTCGCCGTACAATTCTCCTGCGCTATTTTGGCGAACATTTTCAAGGTGATTGTGCTAATTGTGATAATTGCCTCACACCTAAGCCTATGGAAGACTGGACAGTGGAATCTCAGAAATTCCTGTCCTGTGTGGCAAGGACAAAAGAGCGATTTGGCGCAGGGCATATTATTGATGTATTGCGAGGTTCGCGCAAAGAGAAGGTATTGCAGCATGGTCATGAGAACCTCTCAACCTATGGTATTGGTAAAGATCGCAGTCTTGATGAATGGCGGCAATTAGGGCGATCGCTAATTCATCAAGGGCTATTAACCCAAACCACTGATGGCTATGGCATTCTCAAACTCAATGATCGCAGTTGGGAAGTAATGCGAAACCAGCGGAATGTATTGTTACCAATAGAACGCGATACTGAGCCTACATCTGTTGCTGATCGCGAAAGCGTAAAAGAAAGATCCGTTGATGTGGATATTCTCTTTGAGAGATTGCGACTATTACGCAAAAATCTTGCCGATGAGCAGGAAGTACCGCCCTATGTGATTTTTAGTAATGCGACTCTTAATCAAATGGCTGAGCAGCAACCCACTGATCGCAAAGATTTCGCTAAATTGTCAGGGGTTGGTGCAAAGAAGCTAGAGCAATATGCTGATGACTTCATCGCGATTATTCTCGAACATCATCTCAAATATCCTCCTGCGGAACCTACTGAATCAACTGCATCTAGAGTTAAACAGGAATCTACACCAAAATCAAAACTATCAAAAGCGAGTACACAGCGTGAAACCCTAGCTATGTATGAGAATGGCTTAGATATCGATGAAATAGCTCGCGATCGCGGACTTAAACCCGCAACAGTCTGGACGCATCTCGTCCAATTAATTGAAGCTGGTTATGCAATTAACTGCGATCGCCTTGTGCCACCTGAGCGTCAAACTGTAATTTATGAAGCACTAGATGCGATCGGTGGGGATTCCTTACGCAATCTCTTTGATCACCTGCGCGAGGAATATACCTACGATGAAATTAAAATCATTCGCGCCATTTGGCAAAACGAAAAAGAACCGTTATAG
- a CDS encoding uracil-xanthine permease family protein codes for MDADKELNIDIDIDEASVTGKSSLIYGLNDVPPMGEAIFVAFQHVLAAFVGIITPPIIICASLGLDSENTSFLISMSLFASGVCTFIQCKRIGPVGSGLLSLQGTSFAFLGPILGIGAAVKAGGGSPEQALALIFGVCLFGSFVEIILSRFLHLLDKVITPVVSGTVVMIIGLGLIKTGMISLAGGAAALAKNDGSFGSVQNLALGGTVLLIVVILTLSKNRFLRMGSIAIGLAVGFIISLFLGIVNFSSLGQLPFFRVPMPFRFGISFDFATFLPFILLYVLTAIETVGDLTATSAVSGEPVKGGVYLRRIKGGVLGDGINSLIASVLNTFPNTTFSQNNGVIQMTGVGSRYVGFFVAGIFVILGLLPVVGGVFQALPQSVLGGATLVMFGSIAVAGLNIVVSAGLDRRSMIIVAVSLGLGLGVVFAPEVFANKPAIFRNLFGSAISTGGLTAILLSWLLPRIDEPVVTVAQESAV; via the coding sequence ATGGACGCAGATAAAGAATTAAATATAGATATCGATATTGATGAGGCTTCAGTAACAGGCAAATCATCTTTAATCTACGGCTTAAACGATGTTCCTCCGATGGGAGAAGCTATTTTTGTTGCCTTTCAGCATGTTCTTGCTGCGTTTGTGGGGATTATTACCCCTCCGATTATTATTTGTGCCAGCCTAGGATTAGATTCTGAGAATACGAGTTTCTTAATTAGTATGTCGCTCTTTGCATCTGGAGTTTGTACTTTTATTCAATGCAAAAGAATTGGTCCTGTTGGTTCAGGATTACTCAGTCTCCAAGGTACAAGCTTTGCCTTCCTTGGACCAATTCTGGGGATTGGTGCTGCTGTAAAAGCTGGTGGCGGCTCTCCTGAACAAGCTTTAGCACTAATCTTTGGAGTCTGTTTATTTGGTTCATTTGTTGAAATTATTTTGAGCCGTTTTTTGCATCTTCTAGACAAAGTTATTACTCCTGTCGTATCTGGAACAGTTGTAATGATTATTGGTTTAGGCTTAATCAAAACTGGCATGATTAGTTTGGCTGGAGGAGCAGCGGCGCTCGCAAAAAATGACGGTTCCTTCGGGAGTGTTCAAAACCTCGCGCTTGGCGGTACTGTTCTATTAATTGTGGTTATACTTACACTTTCTAAAAATCGTTTTCTGAGAATGGGATCAATTGCGATCGGTCTAGCCGTTGGATTTATTATTTCCCTATTTCTTGGAATCGTTAACTTTAGTTCTTTAGGTCAGCTTCCCTTCTTTAGAGTTCCTATGCCATTCCGTTTTGGTATTAGTTTCGATTTTGCTACTTTTTTACCATTTATCTTGTTGTATGTACTAACAGCAATTGAAACAGTTGGCGACTTGACAGCAACTTCTGCGGTATCTGGAGAACCAGTCAAAGGTGGAGTTTATCTACGCCGTATCAAGGGTGGTGTTTTAGGTGATGGCATTAACTCCTTAATCGCATCAGTTCTAAATACATTTCCAAATACTACCTTTAGTCAAAACAATGGCGTAATTCAAATGACAGGTGTTGGCAGCCGTTATGTTGGCTTCTTTGTTGCTGGTATCTTTGTAATTTTAGGTCTGCTACCTGTAGTTGGTGGTGTATTTCAGGCGCTTCCACAATCTGTCTTAGGTGGTGCAACTCTGGTTATGTTTGGTTCTATAGCTGTAGCTGGGTTAAACATTGTTGTCTCAGCAGGGCTAGATCGACGTTCGATGATTATTGTTGCAGTTTCCCTTGGTCTAGGCTTAGGAGTTGTATTTGCTCCTGAAGTTTTTGCTAATAAGCCTGCAATTTTCAGAAACTTGTTTGGATCAGCAATCTCTACTGGAGGACTAACAGCTATCTTGCTAAGTTGGCTATTACCTCGGATTGATGAACCAGTTGTTACAGTCGCTCAGGAAAGCGCTGTTTAA
- a CDS encoding Uma2 family endonuclease: MTITVSAKANDPQNSVEFKPEIESDVWLKASWDKFLALTEDPSLDKARFYYDQNLMRIEMSPVGPIHAHENGVVYKVISIFASFADICIYEYLNCSFRKNGDAEFQPDMVFYLGNGLKIPPRNNAIVDVNEFDLPSLVVEISATTIQDDLGYKRLLYERLGIQEYWAVNASTSEVFAFAIADGRSGRITESRVLKGLDISKVEEALQLSYVQDDGAITKWIFQTFAKS, translated from the coding sequence ATGACTATTACGGTTAGCGCAAAGGCAAACGATCCCCAAAATAGCGTAGAATTCAAGCCAGAAATTGAGTCTGATGTTTGGTTAAAAGCATCTTGGGATAAATTTCTAGCTCTTACTGAAGATCCAAGCTTAGATAAGGCTCGATTTTACTACGACCAGAATTTAATGAGGATTGAAATGTCACCCGTTGGACCAATTCACGCTCATGAGAATGGAGTTGTTTATAAAGTAATTAGCATATTTGCATCGTTTGCAGATATTTGTATTTATGAGTATTTAAATTGTAGTTTCAGGAAAAATGGTGATGCTGAATTTCAGCCTGATATGGTTTTCTATCTTGGCAATGGGTTAAAAATCCCCCCTAGAAATAATGCCATAGTTGATGTGAATGAGTTTGATTTACCGAGTCTAGTTGTAGAAATTTCCGCTACAACTATTCAAGATGATTTAGGTTACAAGAGGTTGCTATACGAACGTTTAGGAATTCAGGAATACTGGGCAGTAAATGCTAGTACATCAGAGGTATTTGCTTTTGCGATCGCTGATGGTCGTAGTGGTAGAATTACAGAGTCACGAGTTCTCAAAGGGCTAGATATATCTAAAGTTGAGGAAGCATTACAGCTAAGTTATGTGCAAGATGATGGTGCAATTACAAAATGGATATTTCAGACTTTTGCCAAATCTTGA
- a CDS encoding M90 family metallopeptidase: protein MVPPNVVAIIFSIVISAIAIGILCYPLFVKWQRDRLMAQQFPKSWLSIIESNLSIYRDLTSEQQKELLGYIQVFLKEKQFIGCLGLQITEEIKVTIAAIACLLLFGDRKTYFPNLRSILVYPHAYIVNELTMNSYVVEERRVARLGESWTRDQLVLSWEQVQQDIRNWKDGHNVILHEFAHQLDQEDGQAEGVPILARALDYEIWKQVMSAEYLQLCDRVENGQKTILDSYGATNPAEFFAVATETFFEKPKQLSQKHPSLYELLQRYYRLDPQQWQN from the coding sequence GTGGTTCCTCCAAATGTTGTAGCAATTATCTTTTCTATTGTGATCAGTGCGATCGCCATAGGAATTTTGTGCTATCCATTGTTTGTGAAGTGGCAACGCGATCGCCTCATGGCGCAGCAATTTCCTAAGTCATGGTTAAGCATTATCGAAAGTAATCTTTCTATTTATAGGGATTTGACTTCTGAGCAGCAAAAAGAATTACTCGGCTATATACAAGTATTTCTGAAAGAGAAGCAATTTATTGGCTGTCTAGGATTGCAAATTACAGAAGAGATTAAAGTCACGATCGCCGCGATCGCTTGTTTGTTGTTATTTGGCGATCGCAAAACTTACTTCCCCAACCTGCGATCGATTCTCGTATATCCCCATGCTTATATTGTAAATGAGCTAACAATGAATAGCTATGTGGTAGAAGAACGTCGTGTCGCCAGATTAGGAGAGTCATGGACAAGGGATCAATTAGTTCTCTCTTGGGAACAAGTTCAGCAAGATATTCGCAATTGGAAAGATGGACATAACGTGATTTTGCATGAGTTCGCGCATCAGCTTGATCAAGAGGATGGGCAAGCGGAAGGTGTGCCAATTTTAGCGCGAGCATTGGATTATGAGATATGGAAGCAGGTAATGTCGGCGGAATATTTGCAACTATGCGATCGCGTCGAAAATGGTCAAAAGACAATCCTCGATAGTTATGGTGCAACTAATCCTGCGGAGTTTTTTGCAGTGGCAACGGAGACATTCTTCGAGAAGCCAAAACAGTTAAGCCAAAAGCATCCATCTCTTTATGAACTCCTACAAAGATACTATCGCCTCGATCCTCAACAATGGCAGAATTAG
- a CDS encoding XisI protein encodes METLVEYQNLLKKILEQYTQIPYRYGDITTTLIISEDHNQFLLMDQGWEKGLRVHGCLFHGQIINDKIWIHYDGIEDSITEELVAAGVPKDKIVLGFYPPDVRKHTGYAVV; translated from the coding sequence ATGGAAACTCTAGTTGAATACCAAAATCTTTTAAAAAAGATCCTCGAGCAATATACTCAGATACCCTATCGATATGGAGATATCACAACAACTCTTATTATCAGCGAAGATCACAATCAATTTTTACTAATGGATCAAGGCTGGGAAAAAGGATTAAGAGTGCATGGTTGTTTATTCCATGGACAAATTATCAATGATAAGATCTGGATTCATTATGATGGAATTGAAGATAGTATAACTGAGGAGTTAGTAGCAGCAGGTGTCCCGAAAGACAAGATTGTTTTAGGGTTTTATCCGCCTGATGTAAGGAAGCATACAGGCTATGCTGTTGTGTAG
- a CDS encoding recombinase family protein, which yields MTENGLEGLSVWERLERGRRAKAALGGYAGYGSPAFGQRSLDGELVEDPEEVQVVELIRRHHKSGKSLQKIADWLNQQGYTTKRGQTWKRISVKRVLDRLYGKTSRISEVSTQTDNQSCQSNIDSPLS from the coding sequence ATGACAGAAAACGGTTTAGAAGGACTGTCTGTTTGGGAAAGACTAGAACGCGGTAGAAGAGCTAAGGCTGCATTAGGGGGATATGCAGGTTACGGTTCTCCTGCCTTTGGACAACGATCGCTGGATGGAGAGTTGGTGGAAGATCCTGAAGAGGTTCAAGTAGTTGAACTAATTCGCCGCCACCATAAATCAGGCAAGTCGTTACAGAAGATCGCTGACTGGTTAAACCAACAGGGCTATACCACTAAACGAGGACAAACATGGAAGCGTATTTCCGTAAAGCGAGTTTTAGATCGCCTATATGGAAAAACTTCCAGAATTTCTGAAGTCTCAACTCAAACTGATAACCAATCCTGTCAGTCAAACATCGATTCACCACTATCATAA
- a CDS encoding element excision factor XisH family protein has product MRTALQKDGWQITNDPLTLKIGRRKALVDLGAEKLLAAEREGQKIAIEIKRFLNPSPLHDLEQAVGQFILYSKVLAQQEPDRVIYLAITRLVFSEIFSEEIGQLMLNETDLRLVIFDSEKEEIVQWKL; this is encoded by the coding sequence GTGAGAACAGCTTTACAAAAGGATGGTTGGCAGATTACAAACGATCCTCTGACTTTGAAAATTGGTCGTCGGAAAGCTTTAGTAGATTTAGGTGCAGAGAAATTATTAGCAGCCGAACGAGAGGGACAAAAAATTGCTATTGAAATTAAGAGATTCCTTAATCCATCACCACTTCATGATTTAGAACAGGCTGTAGGACAATTTATACTGTATTCCAAAGTTTTAGCTCAGCAAGAACCAGACAGGGTAATATATTTAGCAATAACTCGCCTTGTGTTTAGCGAAATTTTCTCGGAAGAAATTGGTCAGCTTATGCTTAATGAAACTGACTTGAGGCTAGTCATATTTGATTCAGAAAAGGAGGAGATAGTACAATGGAAACTCTAG
- a CDS encoding HEAT repeat domain-containing protein, with product MTAPDPQLPAIPTPSKLTPPKLEDYRIPVSPGYALPEDRYVMSAPDLGGESAILAEFDAAVRSDQFSLALQKLIRCRDNVLPALLERLESDEVAISKKAAIALGYLRSPVAIAPLIAATKNPHRQIHWQAAAALSWIGSSEAISALVQLLRHPSIQVQAASAKALSRASLPAVSPLVEALKRSDDMVKVHAAHSLGQISSPLAVTALIEALEHGSKSVRFEAAWALGQIKSPLSANSLAKLLTDNDISVQSQAVQALKNIGGPAISPVAKMLSNPSSHTRSVAARTLGQIGMEEVVPMLAQVLRDDEYAYVRCDAALALGEIGTHDAVFYLSQSLKDRDRSVRSAILRALAQVNSPEAQEILHSIKHTVAIPNYSVSNLRDFGDESDFTTIQC from the coding sequence ATGACCGCACCAGATCCGCAACTACCCGCAATCCCTACTCCTTCTAAACTCACTCCACCTAAGTTAGAAGATTATCGGATTCCTGTGTCTCCCGGATATGCGCTTCCCGAAGATCGTTATGTAATGTCTGCGCCTGATTTGGGTGGGGAATCAGCAATTTTGGCTGAGTTTGACGCAGCAGTGCGTTCTGACCAATTTTCATTAGCTTTACAGAAACTGATTCGTTGCCGTGACAATGTTTTACCTGCGTTGCTAGAGCGTCTCGAAAGCGATGAAGTTGCCATATCCAAAAAAGCGGCGATCGCCTTGGGTTATTTGCGATCGCCTGTAGCGATCGCCCCTTTGATTGCTGCCACCAAAAATCCTCATCGGCAAATTCACTGGCAAGCCGCCGCTGCCCTGAGTTGGATTGGTAGTTCAGAAGCCATCAGTGCTTTAGTCCAGTTATTACGTCATCCATCCATTCAAGTTCAAGCAGCTAGCGCCAAAGCTCTTAGTCGAGCAAGTTTACCTGCGGTATCGCCCCTAGTTGAAGCTTTAAAACGTAGTGACGACATGGTAAAAGTTCATGCTGCTCACTCCCTTGGTCAAATTAGCTCTCCCCTCGCTGTTACCGCCTTAATCGAAGCCCTTGAGCATGGTAGTAAATCAGTTCGTTTTGAAGCAGCTTGGGCGCTAGGTCAGATTAAATCCCCTCTATCAGCGAATTCCCTAGCAAAGTTACTCACTGACAATGATATTAGTGTTCAGTCTCAAGCGGTGCAAGCCCTCAAGAATATTGGTGGACCTGCAATTTCGCCTGTAGCAAAAATGCTCAGCAATCCTTCTAGTCATACCCGCAGCGTCGCCGCCCGTACTCTAGGACAAATTGGCATGGAGGAGGTCGTACCGATGCTTGCTCAAGTCCTACGAGATGACGAATATGCATATGTGCGTTGTGACGCAGCACTAGCCTTGGGGGAAATTGGCACTCATGATGCTGTCTTCTATCTTTCTCAATCCCTAAAAGATCGCGATCGCTCAGTTCGCAGCGCTATTTTAAGAGCCTTAGCGCAGGTAAATTCACCTGAAGCACAAGAAATTTTGCATAGTATCAAGCATACAGTTGCTATCCCGAACTATTCCGTCTCTAATCTCAGGGATTTTGGCGACGAGTCAGACTTTACGACAATTCAGTGCTAA
- a CDS encoding permease: MNQILSAFTLFISLLVEAIPFLLMGVLLSGALLIFVDERKLIELLPKSPFLGALAGSLLGFMFPVCECGNVPVARRLISQGAPISVAVSFLMAAPTINPVVIWATWTAFRDQPEIAVLRVVLSFMIANIVAMVFSSQKDVRAILQPNIAIALPAPKVKAGAVPVGTFFLGEDRSQPLDFASYLSSNNQQIITKSLPDRLNLLLDNTLAEMRELGAILVMGSAIAAIIQVWVPRDIIVGLGQGPVSSILAMMTLAAIVSICSTVDAFFALSFAATFTGGSLLAFLVFGPIIDLKAIGLILTIFKKRAVIYIFLLTAQLTFLSCLFINFQIR; the protein is encoded by the coding sequence ATGAATCAAATTCTCAGTGCCTTTACTTTGTTTATAAGCCTTCTTGTGGAAGCGATACCATTTTTGTTGATGGGGGTTTTGCTATCAGGGGCTTTACTAATATTTGTAGATGAGCGCAAACTCATCGAACTTTTGCCTAAAAGTCCCTTTCTCGGTGCATTGGCAGGTAGTTTACTGGGATTTATGTTTCCTGTGTGCGAATGTGGCAATGTACCTGTGGCAAGGCGGCTCATCTCGCAAGGTGCGCCAATTTCGGTGGCGGTAAGTTTTTTAATGGCCGCTCCAACGATTAATCCTGTGGTGATTTGGGCAACTTGGACAGCCTTTCGCGATCAGCCTGAAATCGCAGTTTTACGAGTTGTGCTGTCATTTATGATTGCTAACATCGTGGCGATGGTATTTAGCTCTCAAAAGGATGTACGGGCTATTTTGCAACCAAACATTGCGATCGCCTTACCAGCCCCAAAGGTAAAAGCAGGTGCAGTACCTGTGGGGACATTCTTTTTAGGTGAAGATCGCAGTCAACCTTTAGATTTTGCGAGTTATCTATCATCAAACAATCAACAAATCATCACAAAGTCTTTGCCCGATCGCTTAAATCTTTTATTAGATAATACCCTTGCAGAAATGAGAGAATTAGGGGCGATCCTAGTCATGGGTAGTGCGATCGCTGCCATTATCCAAGTCTGGGTTCCACGCGATATTATTGTGGGTTTAGGTCAGGGTCCCGTTAGTTCGATTTTAGCGATGATGACTTTAGCAGCGATCGTTTCGATCTGCTCAACGGTGGATGCATTTTTTGCTCTATCCTTTGCCGCTACCTTTACGGGTGGCTCATTGCTTGCATTTCTCGTTTTTGGCCCAATCATCGATCTCAAGGCGATCGGCTTGATTTTGACTATTTTCAAAAAACGAGCGGTGATCTATATATTTTTACTGACCGCCCAGCTAACATTTTTAAGCTGCCTATTCATCAACTTTCAGATTCGCTAA
- a CDS encoding YoaK family protein codes for MTSAIPRSQSKFNLSAYLISDGPAGFLLSWVAGFVDTSAFIILFGLFTAHVTGNIALAGSSFVSADTETTITRLLMLPTFVLTVALTSLLARYSRRQQWCVFGVLLTAEAIALAIFLSLGMTLSPALLLDVQEELILPIGISGVIAMAIQNALMKEAKGVFKSYIPTTVMTGNTTQLTIDVVQFFSAKLAKSQTEATETEASESLERISRFIPTIAGFALGGLLAACFVLVSESWWSLSLPLVIITVLAIAAFVDHSRRTAL; via the coding sequence ATGACTTCGGCAATTCCGCGATCGCAATCTAAATTTAACCTTAGTGCTTACTTAATCAGCGACGGACCAGCAGGATTTCTATTGAGTTGGGTAGCTGGTTTCGTTGATACTTCGGCATTTATCATCTTGTTTGGATTGTTCACAGCCCATGTGACTGGCAACATTGCGCTAGCTGGATCTTCGTTTGTTAGTGCTGACACTGAGACAACCATTACTCGTTTGTTAATGCTACCCACATTTGTATTAACTGTCGCTTTAACATCTCTACTAGCTCGGTATTCTCGTCGTCAGCAATGGTGCGTCTTTGGAGTTTTGCTGACTGCTGAGGCGATCGCCCTAGCAATTTTTCTTTCGCTGGGCATGACCCTTTCACCTGCGCTTCTACTCGATGTCCAAGAAGAATTAATCTTGCCCATTGGTATCTCTGGCGTAATTGCTATGGCGATTCAAAATGCCCTGATGAAGGAAGCAAAAGGAGTGTTTAAGAGCTACATTCCCACCACAGTTATGACTGGAAATACTACGCAACTAACCATTGATGTGGTGCAGTTTTTTAGTGCGAAGTTGGCAAAGTCTCAAACAGAAGCTACGGAAACAGAAGCATCGGAATCTTTGGAAAGAATTAGTCGCTTTATTCCCACGATCGCAGGTTTTGCTTTGGGTGGATTACTTGCCGCTTGCTTTGTTTTAGTCTCTGAGTCTTGGTGGAGCCTGTCTCTGCCTTTGGTTATCATTACAGTTTTAGCGATCGCTGCATTTGTCGATCATAGTCGCAGAACTGCATTATAA
- a CDS encoding histidine kinase dimerization/phospho-acceptor domain-containing protein yields the protein MLGLVENLQEEVYGPLNQKQIRALQTIENGENHLLKLINDILNFSKADAGYL from the coding sequence ATTTTAGGATTAGTAGAAAATTTGCAGGAAGAGGTATATGGCCCTCTCAATCAAAAACAGATTAGAGCCTTACAGACAATTGAAAATGGAGAAAATCATCTATTAAAACTAATCAATGACATTTTAAATTTCTCTAAGGCTGATGCTGGGTATTTATAA
- a CDS encoding thioredoxin family protein, with the protein MNTAVFIQDQTEFEILRAKTSLLVIDCTATWCGPCKVIAPFIDQLAANYSDRAQVMKLDIDANKPLAKEFGLKSIPAVLFFKDGELVETMIGVKTYEEFSKTLDKYL; encoded by the coding sequence ATGAATACAGCAGTGTTTATTCAAGACCAAACTGAATTTGAAATCTTACGTGCTAAGACATCTCTACTTGTTATAGATTGCACGGCGACTTGGTGTGGTCCCTGTAAGGTAATTGCGCCATTCATCGATCAACTGGCGGCAAACTATAGCGATCGCGCTCAAGTCATGAAATTAGACATTGATGCAAATAAACCCTTGGCAAAGGAATTTGGACTGAAGAGTATCCCTGCCGTCTTATTCTTTAAAGACGGAGAATTGGTCGAGACAATGATTGGAGTCAAGACCTATGAAGAGTTTAGTAAAACTTTAGATAAATATCTATAA